In Amycolatopsis sulphurea, one genomic interval encodes:
- a CDS encoding acetyl/propionyl/methylcrotonyl-CoA carboxylase subunit alpha, translated as MIQNLLVANRGEIARRVFRTCRTAGIGTVAVFSDADADAPHVRDADVAVRLPGAAPAETYLRADLLVKAAAHAGADAVHPGYGFLSENAAFAQAVLDAGLTWIGPPPAAIAAMGSKVESKRLMAAAGVPVLSELDPDEVTEDDLPLLVKASAGGGGRGMRVVREPAELAEAVRSARAEAGSAFGDPTVFCERYLETGRHIEVQVLADTHGTVWAVGERECSLQRRHQKVVEEAPSPFVGPQLRAALFDAARKAAQAIEYTGAGTVEFLAAPDGRFYFLEMNTRLQVEHPVTENVTGLDLVGLQLSIADGARLDPEPPLAQGHSIEVRLYAEDPAADWQPQSGTLHAFDVPDVDRRFTYGAGLRLDSGVEPGSVVSVHYDPMLAKVISWAPTRIEAARRLAAALAGARIHGVVTNRDLLVRVLRHEAFLAGDTDTAFFDRHGLDTLARPLATMDAQRLSALAAALADAAANRASATVLRGLPSGWRNVRSAPQRKSFSVGGNRYEVAYSLARDGLRAEGYEDVTLVSAEPERVVLDVSGIRRAFTVRRWSDQSYVDSALGSVTLTGQPRFADPDAAPAAGSLVAPMPGTVVRLAVAAGDVVAAGDPLLWLEAMKMEHRISAPADGVVTALPVEVGQQVEVGAVLAVVGERA; from the coding sequence GTGATCCAGAACCTGCTGGTCGCCAACCGGGGCGAGATCGCGCGCCGGGTGTTCCGCACCTGCCGGACGGCTGGAATCGGTACCGTCGCGGTGTTCTCCGACGCGGACGCGGACGCACCGCACGTGCGCGACGCCGACGTCGCGGTGCGGTTGCCCGGTGCCGCGCCCGCCGAGACCTACCTGCGTGCGGACCTGCTCGTGAAAGCCGCGGCGCACGCGGGCGCCGACGCCGTGCACCCGGGATACGGTTTTCTGTCCGAGAATGCCGCGTTCGCGCAGGCGGTGCTCGACGCCGGGCTGACCTGGATCGGTCCGCCGCCCGCCGCGATCGCGGCCATGGGCTCCAAAGTGGAGTCGAAACGGCTGATGGCCGCGGCCGGCGTGCCGGTACTGTCCGAATTGGACCCGGACGAGGTCACCGAGGACGATCTGCCGCTGCTGGTCAAGGCGTCCGCCGGGGGCGGCGGGCGCGGGATGCGCGTGGTGCGCGAGCCGGCGGAGCTGGCCGAGGCGGTACGGAGCGCGCGGGCCGAAGCAGGGTCGGCGTTCGGCGACCCCACGGTGTTCTGCGAGCGTTATCTGGAGACCGGGCGGCATATCGAGGTGCAGGTGCTCGCCGACACCCACGGCACGGTCTGGGCGGTGGGCGAGCGGGAATGTTCGCTCCAGCGGCGGCACCAGAAGGTGGTCGAGGAGGCGCCTTCCCCGTTCGTCGGGCCGCAGTTGCGGGCCGCGTTGTTCGATGCGGCCCGGAAAGCGGCGCAAGCGATCGAGTACACCGGTGCGGGCACGGTGGAATTCCTCGCCGCGCCCGACGGCCGGTTCTACTTCCTGGAGATGAACACCCGGCTTCAGGTGGAGCACCCGGTCACCGAGAACGTCACCGGCCTGGACCTGGTGGGATTGCAGCTGTCCATTGCAGACGGTGCGCGCCTCGATCCGGAACCGCCGTTGGCACAGGGACATTCCATTGAGGTCCGGTTGTACGCCGAGGACCCGGCCGCGGACTGGCAGCCGCAGAGCGGCACGCTGCACGCGTTCGACGTGCCCGATGTGGACCGTCGCTTCACCTACGGTGCGGGCCTGCGCCTGGATTCCGGTGTGGAGCCGGGCTCGGTGGTCAGCGTGCACTACGATCCGATGCTGGCCAAAGTGATCTCCTGGGCGCCGACCCGGATCGAGGCTGCCCGCCGTCTGGCCGCCGCGCTCGCGGGCGCCCGGATCCACGGTGTGGTGACCAATCGTGATCTGCTCGTCCGAGTCCTGCGGCACGAAGCTTTTCTGGCCGGTGACACCGATACGGCCTTCTTCGATCGGCACGGACTGGACACGCTGGCGCGCCCATTGGCCACAATGGACGCTCAGCGGTTGTCCGCATTGGCCGCGGCTCTCGCTGACGCTGCAGCGAACCGCGCGTCGGCGACCGTGTTGCGCGGGCTGCCCTCCGGCTGGCGCAACGTGCGGTCCGCTCCGCAACGCAAATCCTTCAGCGTCGGGGGGAATCGGTACGAGGTCGCCTATTCCTTGGCTCGGGACGGATTGCGAGCCGAGGGATACGAGGACGTGACGCTCGTGTCCGCTGAGCCGGAGCGAGTGGTACTGGATGTTTCCGGAATCCGCCGGGCGTTCACTGTGCGAAGGTGGTCCGATCAGTCCTATGTAGACTCTGCGTTGGGTTCGGTGACGCTGACCGGGCAGCCGAGGTTCGCCGATCCGGACGCGGCGCCGGCCGCGGGCTCACTGGTGGCGCCGATGCCGGGCACGGTGGTGCGGCTCGCGGTGGCCGCCGGTGACGTCGTGGCGGCGGGGGATCCGTTGCTGTGGCTCGAAGCGATGAAGATGGAACACCGGATCTCGGCACCGGCGGACGGTGTGGTCACCGCGCTCCCCGTCGAAGTCGGGCAGCAGGTCGAAGTCGGCGCAGTGCTGGCAGTGGTGGGTGAACGAGCATGA
- a CDS encoding acyl-CoA dehydrogenase family protein, whose translation MAASARTRRTGGVAVNLDPFGTPERRELRATVRRFTEKEVLPHLGEWERAGELPRELHRKAGALGLLGVAFGEAVGGGGGDYLDAVIVAEELHYAGSSGGLVASLFTCGIAVPHLAAAGDPVQIERWVRPTLAGDKIGALAVTEPDGGSDVAGIRTTAVREGDEYVVNGVKTFITSGCRADFVTTVVRTGEPGAHGISLLVVERGTPGFTVSRRLEKMGWSASDTADLSYVDARVPVENLVGAENSGFAQVATQFVTERLSLAVQAYAHAQRSLDLTLEWCRIRETFGRPLISRQLVQHKLTEMARKIDVARTYTRQTAIRHVAGEEVIAEACFAKNTAVEAAEWVVHEAVQLHGGIGYLRESEVERHYRDVRILGIGGGTTEILTGLAAKRLGYTA comes from the coding sequence ATGGCTGCGAGCGCGCGAACTCGACGTACCGGAGGAGTTGCTGTGAACCTCGATCCGTTCGGCACGCCCGAACGCCGGGAGCTGCGCGCGACCGTGCGCCGGTTCACGGAGAAGGAGGTGCTGCCGCACCTCGGCGAATGGGAACGTGCCGGGGAATTGCCCCGTGAGCTGCATCGGAAAGCCGGTGCGCTGGGGTTGCTCGGTGTCGCCTTCGGCGAGGCGGTGGGCGGTGGTGGCGGCGACTACCTCGACGCCGTCATCGTGGCCGAGGAACTGCACTACGCCGGGAGTTCCGGCGGGCTCGTCGCCTCGTTGTTCACCTGCGGGATCGCCGTGCCGCACCTCGCCGCCGCGGGCGATCCGGTGCAGATCGAACGCTGGGTGCGGCCGACGCTGGCCGGGGACAAGATCGGCGCGCTCGCGGTGACCGAACCGGACGGCGGCTCCGACGTCGCCGGTATCCGCACCACCGCGGTCCGCGAGGGCGACGAATACGTGGTCAACGGGGTCAAGACGTTCATCACCTCGGGCTGCCGCGCGGACTTCGTGACCACAGTGGTGCGGACCGGGGAGCCCGGCGCGCACGGGATCTCGCTGCTGGTCGTGGAACGGGGCACGCCGGGGTTCACGGTTTCGCGCAGGCTGGAGAAGATGGGCTGGTCCGCTTCGGACACCGCTGATCTGTCCTATGTGGACGCGCGGGTGCCGGTGGAGAATCTGGTCGGTGCTGAGAACAGCGGGTTCGCCCAGGTGGCCACGCAGTTCGTGACCGAACGGCTGTCCCTTGCGGTCCAGGCCTATGCACACGCCCAGCGTTCGCTCGACCTGACGCTGGAATGGTGCCGGATACGGGAGACCTTCGGCCGTCCGCTGATCTCCCGGCAGCTCGTGCAGCACAAGCTCACCGAGATGGCGCGCAAGATCGACGTCGCGCGCACGTATACCCGGCAGACGGCGATCCGGCACGTGGCCGGGGAAGAGGTCATCGCCGAAGCCTGTTTCGCCAAGAACACCGCCGTCGAAGCAGCCGAGTGGGTGGTGCACGAAGCCGTGCAGCTGCACGGCGGGATCGGGTACCTGCGTGAGTCCGAAGTGGAACGACACTACCGGGACGTGCGGATCCTCGGCATCGGCGGTGGCACAACCGAGATCCTCACCGGTCTGGCCGCGAAGCGACTGGGATACACCGCATGA
- a CDS encoding TIGR03084 family metal-binding protein, whose protein sequence is MADLAVILGDLAAESQVADALVAGLDEAGWARPTPAPGWTVAHQIAHLAWTDGKALIAARRPRRWQAEVENLLRIGEAYADRGAAEGAAEPPEQLLARWRAGRAELAEALAAVPEGAKLPWYGPPMSAASMATARMMETWAHGQDLADALGVVREPSGRLWHIARFGTRTRDFAYKLHSLAPPPGQFRVELAAPDGVTWAFGPEDAEGRLTGSALDFCLVVTQRRHPDDTDLVATGGQVREWLGIAQAFAGPPGAGRAPGQFV, encoded by the coding sequence ATGGCTGATCTCGCCGTGATCCTCGGGGATCTGGCGGCCGAATCGCAGGTGGCGGACGCGCTCGTGGCGGGGCTGGACGAGGCGGGATGGGCCCGGCCGACCCCGGCGCCGGGGTGGACCGTGGCGCATCAGATCGCGCATCTGGCCTGGACCGACGGGAAGGCGCTGATCGCGGCGCGCCGGCCGCGGCGGTGGCAGGCCGAGGTGGAGAACCTGCTCAGGATCGGTGAGGCGTATGCGGATCGCGGGGCGGCCGAGGGCGCGGCGGAGCCGCCGGAGCAGCTGCTCGCGCGGTGGCGGGCCGGCCGGGCCGAGCTTGCGGAGGCGCTCGCCGCGGTTCCGGAGGGGGCGAAACTGCCCTGGTACGGGCCGCCGATGAGCGCGGCTTCGATGGCCACCGCGCGGATGATGGAGACCTGGGCGCACGGGCAGGATCTCGCCGACGCGCTCGGGGTCGTCCGCGAGCCCAGCGGGCGGCTGTGGCACATCGCCCGGTTCGGTACGCGCACTCGCGATTTCGCCTACAAGCTGCACTCGCTCGCGCCACCGCCCGGGCAATTCCGCGTGGAGCTGGCCGCGCCGGACGGCGTCACCTGGGCGTTCGGCCCGGAGGACGCCGAAGGACGGCTGACCGGCAGCGCCCTCGATTTCTGCCTGGTGGTCACCCAACGGCGGCATCCCGACGACACCGACCTCGTCGCCACCGGCGGCCAAGTGCGGGAGTGGCTCGGTATCGCGCAGGCGTTCGCCGGGCCGCCCGGGGCCGGGCGAGCACCGGGGCAGTTCGTGTGA
- a CDS encoding acyclic terpene utilization AtuA family protein gives MNAPALRIGNASGFYGDRFSAVREMLTGGPLDVLTGDYLAELTMLILGRDRMKDPDRGYARTFLRQMEENLGLAKDNGVRIVANAGGLNPAGLAAAVRELAAKLGIEVRIAHVEGDDLISRAERLGFGKPLTANAYLGAWGIAACLDAGADVVVTGRVTDASVLVGPAAAHFGWAREDYDALAGAVAAGHVIECGAQATGGNYAFFREQPIGIPGFPIAEIHADGSSVITKHPGTGGVVNTGTVTAQLLYEITGARYANPDVTARFDTLALAADGPDRVRISGARGEAPPPTVKVCLNRLGGYRNETTFVLTGLDIEEKAVLVRDQLEEALANRRPAELRWTLARTDHADAETEEQASALLHVAVKDADPEVAGRAFSSAAVELALASYPGFHVTAPPSEAAPYGVYSAAYVDTAEVSHVAVLPDGSRVDIAPAAETRPLSEVDEPALPELPAAGSVRRVPLGRVAGARSGDKGGNANLGVWVRSEAAWRWLVRRLTVAEFRKLLPETETLPVTRHLLPNLWAMNFVVEGILGEGVASQARFDPQAKALGEWLRARELDVPEELL, from the coding sequence GTGAACGCCCCGGCATTGCGGATCGGCAACGCTTCCGGCTTCTACGGCGACCGGTTCTCCGCGGTGCGCGAAATGCTCACCGGCGGGCCGCTGGACGTGCTGACCGGCGACTACCTCGCCGAGCTGACCATGCTGATCCTCGGCCGCGACCGGATGAAGGACCCGGATCGCGGATACGCCAGGACGTTCCTCCGCCAGATGGAGGAGAACCTCGGGCTGGCCAAGGACAACGGCGTGCGGATCGTCGCGAACGCGGGGGGGCTGAACCCGGCCGGGCTCGCCGCGGCGGTGCGGGAGCTGGCCGCCAAGCTCGGTATCGAGGTGCGGATCGCGCATGTGGAGGGGGACGACCTGATCTCCCGGGCCGAGCGGCTCGGGTTCGGGAAACCGTTGACCGCCAACGCTTATCTGGGTGCCTGGGGGATCGCCGCCTGCCTGGACGCGGGGGCGGACGTGGTGGTCACCGGGCGGGTGACCGACGCGTCGGTGCTCGTCGGCCCGGCCGCGGCGCACTTCGGCTGGGCGCGGGAGGACTACGACGCGCTGGCCGGCGCGGTCGCCGCGGGGCACGTGATCGAATGCGGGGCCCAGGCGACGGGGGGAAACTACGCGTTCTTCCGCGAGCAGCCGATCGGGATCCCGGGCTTCCCGATCGCGGAGATCCACGCGGACGGATCCAGCGTGATCACCAAGCACCCGGGCACCGGGGGAGTGGTGAACACCGGCACGGTCACCGCGCAGCTGCTGTACGAGATCACCGGCGCTCGTTACGCGAATCCCGATGTGACCGCCCGGTTCGACACGCTCGCGCTCGCCGCGGACGGCCCGGACCGGGTCCGGATCTCGGGTGCGCGCGGGGAAGCGCCGCCGCCCACGGTGAAGGTGTGCCTCAACCGGCTCGGCGGGTACCGTAACGAGACCACGTTCGTCCTCACTGGACTGGACATCGAGGAAAAGGCCGTACTGGTGCGGGATCAGCTGGAAGAGGCGCTGGCGAACCGGCGTCCGGCGGAGCTGCGCTGGACGCTCGCGCGCACCGACCACGCCGACGCGGAGACCGAGGAGCAGGCCAGCGCGTTGCTGCACGTCGCGGTGAAAGATGCCGACCCCGAGGTCGCCGGGCGCGCGTTCAGCTCGGCCGCGGTGGAGCTGGCGCTGGCCAGCTACCCGGGTTTCCACGTGACCGCACCGCCTTCGGAAGCCGCGCCGTACGGCGTCTACTCGGCGGCCTATGTGGACACTGCCGAGGTGTCGCACGTGGCGGTGCTGCCGGATGGGTCGCGAGTCGACATTGCGCCGGCGGCGGAGACCCGTCCGCTGTCCGAAGTGGACGAACCGGCGCTGCCCGAGCTGCCGGCCGCAGGCTCGGTGCGCCGGGTACCGCTGGGGCGGGTGGCCGGCGCGCGCAGCGGGGACAAGGGTGGCAACGCCAACCTCGGCGTCTGGGTGCGTTCGGAAGCCGCGTGGCGCTGGCTGGTGCGGCGGCTCACCGTGGCCGAGTTCCGCAAGCTGCTGCCGGAGACCGAAACGCTGCCGGTGACCCGGCACCTGCTGCCGAACCTGTGGGCGATGAACTTCGTGGTGGAAGGGATTCTCGGCGAAGGCGTGGCCTCGCAAGCTCGGTTCGATCCGCAGGCGAAGGCCCTCGGCGAATGGCTGCGAGCGCGCGAACTCGACGTACCGGAGGAGTTGCTGTGA
- a CDS encoding acyl-CoA carboxylase subunit beta: MTTLSSTVDTRAGEFSANREAMLEKIAEIDAEHAKAVAGGGEKYVARHRKRGKLLARERIELLLDEDSPFLELSPLAAWGSDYRVGAGLITGIGVVEGVECLISASDPTVKGGASNPLTTKKSFRAADIAAQNRLPVINLVESGGADLPTQKEIFIPGGRIFRDLTRSSAAKVPTIALVFGNSTAGGAYLPGMSDYVVMVKERAKVFLGGPPLVKMATGEESDDESLGGAEMHARTSGLADYLAADEPDAIRLGRSIVKRLNWRKQGPAPKSGYAEPRFDAEDLLGILPADLKIPFDPREVVARVVDGSDFDEFKPLYGASLVTGWASIHGYPVGILANARGVLFNEESQKAAQFIQLANQVDTPLIFLHNTTGYMVGKEYEQRGIIKHGALMINAVSNSRVPHLSVLMGASYGAGHYGMCGRAYDPRFLFAWPSAKSAVMGPAQLAGVLSIVARAAAASRGQDYSDDHDAAMRAMVENQIEAESMPMFLSGMLYDDGIIDPRDTRTVLGLSLSVIHNGQVKGAEGGFGVFRM, encoded by the coding sequence ATGACCACCCTGAGTTCCACAGTGGACACCCGGGCGGGAGAGTTCTCCGCCAACCGGGAGGCGATGCTGGAGAAGATCGCGGAGATCGACGCCGAGCACGCCAAAGCCGTGGCCGGTGGCGGCGAGAAGTACGTGGCGCGCCACCGCAAACGGGGCAAGCTGCTCGCCCGCGAACGGATCGAGCTGCTGTTGGACGAGGATTCGCCGTTCCTGGAGCTGTCCCCGCTGGCCGCGTGGGGATCGGACTACCGGGTGGGCGCCGGCTTGATCACCGGGATCGGGGTGGTGGAGGGCGTCGAGTGCCTGATCTCGGCCAGTGATCCCACCGTCAAGGGCGGCGCGAGCAACCCGTTGACCACGAAGAAGTCCTTCCGTGCGGCCGACATCGCCGCGCAGAACCGGCTGCCGGTGATCAACCTGGTGGAGTCCGGCGGTGCGGATCTGCCGACCCAGAAGGAGATCTTCATTCCGGGCGGCCGGATCTTCCGTGATCTCACCCGGTCCTCGGCAGCGAAGGTGCCGACCATCGCGCTGGTCTTCGGCAACTCCACCGCGGGTGGGGCGTACCTGCCCGGCATGTCGGACTACGTGGTGATGGTCAAGGAACGCGCGAAGGTGTTCCTCGGCGGCCCGCCGCTGGTGAAGATGGCCACGGGGGAGGAGTCCGACGACGAATCCCTCGGCGGCGCGGAAATGCACGCCCGCACCTCGGGTCTCGCCGACTATCTGGCGGCCGACGAACCGGACGCGATCCGTCTCGGCCGCAGCATCGTCAAGCGGCTGAACTGGCGCAAGCAGGGACCGGCGCCGAAGAGCGGATACGCCGAGCCGCGGTTCGACGCCGAGGACCTGCTCGGCATCCTGCCCGCCGACCTGAAGATCCCGTTCGACCCGCGTGAGGTCGTCGCCCGCGTGGTGGACGGCTCCGATTTCGACGAGTTCAAGCCGCTCTACGGGGCGAGCCTGGTGACCGGCTGGGCGAGCATCCACGGGTATCCGGTGGGCATCCTCGCCAACGCGCGCGGGGTGCTGTTCAACGAGGAGTCGCAGAAAGCCGCGCAGTTCATCCAGCTGGCCAATCAGGTCGACACCCCGCTGATCTTCCTGCACAACACCACCGGCTACATGGTCGGCAAGGAGTACGAGCAGCGCGGCATCATCAAGCACGGAGCGCTGATGATCAACGCGGTGTCCAACTCGCGCGTGCCGCACTTGTCCGTGCTGATGGGCGCTTCCTATGGTGCGGGCCATTACGGGATGTGCGGGCGGGCCTACGATCCCCGGTTCCTGTTCGCTTGGCCGAGCGCGAAGTCCGCGGTAATGGGGCCGGCCCAGCTGGCCGGTGTCCTGTCCATTGTGGCCAGAGCGGCCGCCGCGAGCCGGGGCCAGGACTACAGCGACGACCACGACGCGGCAATGCGCGCCATGGTGGAGAATCAGATCGAGGCGGAGTCGATGCCGATGTTCCTGTCCGGAATGCTTTACGACGACGGCATCATCGACCCGCGCGACACCCGCACGGTGCTCGGGCTCAGCCTGTCGGTTATCCACAATGGACAAGTGAAGGGCGCTGAAGGTGGCTTCGGCGTCTTCCGGATGTAG